One genomic segment of Terriglobia bacterium includes these proteins:
- a CDS encoding HAD-IA family hydrolase, producing MSFRAVLFDAAETLFTTRGSVGEIYANVAQKYGSTVPSEVIQTSFREHFKGAGPLSPENQKEWWKDIVNAVFEEVGMIENFDHFFNEVYDTFRDSQGWMLFPETVEVLQELKDRHLKLGVISNFDSRIYTVMESLHVRHFFDAVVLSSETGFAKPDQEIFDAAIEAIGCPAAEILFVGDSLEDDVEAGSRAGLTTVLIDRTGRHAGQYRVQRIASLKEVLKLTA from the coding sequence TTGAGCTTCCGCGCCGTCCTTTTTGATGCCGCCGAGACCCTGTTCACCACCCGCGGATCGGTTGGCGAAATCTATGCCAATGTCGCTCAGAAATACGGCTCGACGGTCCCGTCCGAAGTCATCCAGACCTCATTCCGCGAGCACTTCAAAGGCGCCGGTCCGCTTTCGCCGGAAAACCAGAAAGAGTGGTGGAAGGACATCGTAAATGCCGTTTTCGAAGAGGTCGGAATGATCGAAAACTTCGACCACTTTTTTAATGAAGTGTATGACACGTTCCGTGACTCCCAAGGCTGGATGCTCTTCCCGGAAACCGTGGAAGTCCTGCAGGAACTCAAGGATCGGCACTTGAAACTCGGTGTCATCTCCAACTTCGACAGCCGCATATATACGGTGATGGAAAGCCTGCACGTCCGGCACTTTTTCGACGCCGTCGTGCTCTCCAGCGAGACCGGCTTTGCCAAACCCGATCAGGAAATCTTCGACGCCGCCATTGAAGCCATCGGGTGCCCCGCCGCGGAAATCCTGTTCGTGGGCGATAGTCTTGAAGATGATGTCGAGGCCGGAAGCCGGGCCGGCTTGACCACGGTTCTGATCGACCGGACCGGCCGGCACGCCGGCCAGTATCGCGTCCAACGGATTGCCTCTCTGAAGGAAGTCCTCAAACTTACTGCTTGA
- a CDS encoding Rrf2 family transcriptional regulator: MFRLSKKSDYGLIALRHLAQHSDESVSAREIAAQYHIPAELLAKVLQRLARKGLLVSQQGINGGYVLAKDPATISIVDVVEALEGPISITPCERGDDCQQLQVCSVKDPLQKVKAKVVRVLGDTSIYELAMN; encoded by the coding sequence ATGTTTCGGCTCTCTAAAAAATCGGACTACGGACTGATCGCACTGAGACATTTAGCGCAACATTCCGATGAATCCGTCAGTGCCCGGGAGATTGCCGCCCAGTATCACATTCCCGCCGAGTTGCTGGCTAAAGTGTTGCAACGATTGGCCCGAAAGGGCCTACTGGTATCGCAGCAAGGCATTAATGGGGGCTATGTCCTGGCGAAGGACCCGGCGACCATTTCCATCGTAGACGTCGTGGAGGCCCTGGAAGGGCCGATCTCCATTACCCCCTGTGAGCGCGGCGACGACTGCCAGCAATTGCAGGTATGTTCCGTCAAAGATCCGCTCCAGAAGGTCAAAGCCAAGGTTGTGCGGGTTCTGGGCGACACGTCGATCTACGAGTTAGCGATGAATTAA
- a CDS encoding IscS subfamily cysteine desulfurase: protein MVKLPIYMDNHATTPLDPRVLDAMMPYLTDHFGNAASRNHKFGWEAEQAVETGRKEIAALIGADPREIIFTSGATESDNLAVKGAAWMYREKGDHIITCVTEHKAILDTCKHLEKEGFRVTFLPVSNNGLVNLDDIRNAITDKTILISIMTANNEVGVIQDIKEIGKLARERGVLFHTDAVQAAGKIPFNVNEMNVDIASLSAHKMYGPKGVGALYVRRRNPRVLLTPIIDGGGHERGMRSGTLNVPGIAGFGKAAQIAREDLAKEGAEMFRLREKLRTTLERELDEVYINGDLQKRLPGNLNMSFAFVEGESLLMGINDIAVSSGSACTSASLEPSYVLKALGVGEDLAHTSIRFGIGRFNTEEEVDYVAARVIEVVRRLRELSPLYEMAKEGIDIKSVHWATESN, encoded by the coding sequence ATGGTTAAGCTGCCTATTTACATGGACAATCACGCGACAACGCCGCTGGATCCGCGCGTGCTTGACGCGATGATGCCCTATCTGACGGACCACTTCGGCAATGCCGCGAGCCGCAATCACAAGTTCGGCTGGGAAGCGGAACAGGCCGTCGAAACGGGCCGCAAAGAAATCGCCGCGCTGATCGGCGCCGATCCGCGCGAGATCATCTTCACCAGCGGCGCGACCGAATCCGACAACCTTGCCGTGAAGGGCGCGGCCTGGATGTATCGGGAAAAAGGCGACCACATCATCACCTGCGTCACGGAACACAAAGCGATTCTCGACACCTGCAAACATCTCGAGAAAGAAGGCTTCCGCGTCACGTTTCTACCCGTAAGCAACAACGGACTCGTCAACCTCGACGACATCCGGAACGCGATCACCGACAAGACGATCCTGATCTCCATCATGACGGCCAATAACGAAGTCGGCGTCATTCAGGACATCAAGGAAATCGGGAAGCTCGCGCGCGAGCGCGGCGTGCTCTTTCACACCGATGCCGTGCAGGCCGCCGGCAAGATTCCATTCAATGTAAACGAGATGAATGTGGATATCGCTTCCCTGTCGGCGCACAAGATGTATGGACCGAAGGGTGTGGGCGCCCTTTACGTCCGGCGCCGCAATCCGCGCGTCCTGTTGACTCCGATCATCGACGGCGGCGGTCACGAACGGGGCATGCGATCCGGGACGCTGAATGTTCCCGGCATCGCCGGTTTCGGCAAGGCCGCACAGATCGCGCGCGAAGACCTCGCGAAAGAAGGCGCGGAGATGTTCCGGCTGCGGGAAAAACTCCGCACGACGCTCGAGCGCGAACTCGACGAGGTCTACATCAACGGCGACCTTCAGAAGCGTTTGCCGGGAAACCTGAACATGAGCTTTGCGTTTGTCGAAGGGGAATCCCTTCTAATGGGCATCAACGATATCGCGGTGTCTTCAGGGTCGGCATGCACCTCGGCGAGTCTGGAACCTTCTTATGTGTTGAAGGCGCTGGGAGTCGGCGAAGATCTGGCGCATACGTCCATCCGTTTCGGCATCGGGCGTTTCAATACGGAAGAAGAAGTCGACTACGTTGCCGCGCGGGTGATCGAAGTGGTTCGACGGCTGCGTGAACTGTCGCCCCTGTACGAAATGGCAAAAGAAGGCATCGATATCAAATCCGTCCACTGGGCAACGGAGAGCAACTGA
- the iscU gene encoding Fe-S cluster assembly scaffold IscU, with amino-acid sequence MAYSDKVIDHYNNPRNVGALPKEDPNVGTGLVGAPECGDVMKLQIKVNEESGVIEDAKFKTFGCGSAIASSSLATEWVKGKTLAEALAIKNTDIVKELSLPPVKIHCSVLAEDAIKAAITDWKKKHDDGK; translated from the coding sequence ATGGCATATTCGGACAAGGTCATTGATCACTACAACAACCCGCGAAATGTGGGCGCCCTCCCCAAGGAGGACCCGAATGTGGGCACCGGTCTGGTGGGAGCACCCGAATGCGGCGACGTCATGAAGCTGCAGATCAAGGTCAACGAAGAGAGCGGCGTGATCGAAGACGCCAAATTCAAGACCTTCGGCTGCGGCAGCGCGATCGCAAGCTCGAGCCTCGCGACCGAGTGGGTTAAAGGCAAAACCCTGGCTGAGGCCCTGGCGATCAAGAATACAGACATCGTGAAGGAGTTGAGTCTGCCTCCCGTGAAAATTCACTGCTCGGTGCTTGCGGAAGACGCCATCAAGGCCGCAATTACCGACTGGAAGAAAAAACACGACGACGGCAAATAA
- a CDS encoding iron-sulfur cluster assembly accessory protein: MAIEITDKAVDEVRRMMHKEGVQAAGLRVGVKGGGCSGLSYNLSFETQTRTGDKVFERDNVKLFCDLKSYIYLNNTVLDYDAGLMGKGFVFMNPNAKKSCGCGSSFST; encoded by the coding sequence ATGGCTATTGAGATTACCGACAAAGCGGTCGACGAAGTTCGACGCATGATGCACAAAGAAGGCGTGCAGGCCGCCGGTTTACGCGTCGGTGTGAAAGGCGGGGGGTGCTCCGGTCTCTCCTATAACCTTTCGTTTGAAACCCAGACGCGCACCGGTGACAAGGTTTTCGAGCGCGACAACGTCAAATTGTTTTGCGATCTGAAGAGCTACATCTATCTGAACAACACTGTTCTCGATTACGACGCCGGACTGATGGGCAAGGGATTTGTTTTCATGAATCCGAACGCCAAGAAAAGTTGCGGCTGCGGTAGCTCTTTTTCAACCTGA
- the hscB gene encoding Fe-S protein assembly co-chaperone HscB: MDYFEVFGLPRALGIDLAALEKTFHALSRKYHPDYFTTAPPAEKTMAVRMTALLNDAYRTLRHPVRRVEYLLSLYGFKSDGSKVPQSLLMEVFEINEQLEEVKAGRASVEEADSLRAQIKEKRQRFDAELQQASLAWDDLLKAGTGEPVLKQHLARLAEILSESSYIRNLETELEGEKSH; this comes from the coding sequence ATGGACTACTTCGAGGTGTTCGGTCTGCCCCGAGCCCTGGGCATCGACCTCGCTGCGCTCGAAAAAACATTTCACGCACTGAGCCGCAAGTATCATCCGGACTACTTCACAACCGCACCGCCAGCTGAAAAAACGATGGCGGTGCGCATGACGGCGTTGCTGAACGATGCCTACCGCACATTGCGTCATCCGGTGCGGCGCGTCGAATACCTGTTGAGCCTGTACGGCTTCAAGTCCGACGGCAGCAAGGTGCCTCAATCGCTTCTGATGGAAGTGTTCGAAATCAACGAACAACTCGAGGAAGTCAAGGCAGGCCGTGCCAGCGTGGAGGAAGCCGACTCACTGCGCGCGCAGATCAAAGAAAAGCGGCAGAGGTTCGACGCCGAATTGCAGCAGGCGTCGCTGGCCTGGGACGACCTCCTGAAGGCCGGCACCGGCGAACCGGTTCTGAAACAACACCTGGCCAGGCTGGCCGAGATATTGTCGGAATCGTCATACATACGGAACCTGGAAACAGAATTAGAGGGCGAGAAGAGTCATTAG
- the hscA gene encoding Fe-S protein assembly chaperone HscA: MPKIVGIDLGTTNSLVAIVEDGTPRVIPGSDGSKLVPSVIYFDGPGTAPLVGNIAKGKMVEKARNTIFSIKRFMGKGIEDVRPDLPLLPFEVSPESEHIIRLKIFGRDYTPPELSAFILRELKRNAEAALGEEIKNAVITVPAYFNDAQRQATKDAGRIAGLDVLRIVNEPTAASLAYGLDKRKQGTIAVYDFGGGTFDISILKLNDGIFEVLSTSGDTHLGGDDIDEALIRLVLKDSPGAAIPAVRKAVNKAKEDLSAADSADIVIESARYNRKLSRADFNALIDPIIERTLAPCRLALKDAGLRPNEIDEVVMVGGSTRIPLVRQSVQELFGRVPHTELNPDEVVALGAAVQADILAGGKRDMLLLDVTPLSVGIETVGGVMSKIIPRNSTIPASATEMFTTFIDGQTNVKIQVLQGERELVKDCRSLAQFDLRDIPPMTAGMPRIEVKFLIDADGILSVSAQEQRTGKYQSIEVKPTYGLTDEQVEQMILESFEYAESDIEARLVIEARNEAETVLNATAKGLTDTQYAALSGEEKAEIAAAAKDLRDKMRGNNHQETRQAIERLSNATMHLAEMIMNSAISLALKDKRVREIENE; this comes from the coding sequence ATGCCAAAAATAGTCGGAATCGATCTAGGAACAACAAACAGCCTTGTCGCGATTGTCGAAGACGGGACACCGCGGGTGATTCCCGGTTCGGATGGAAGCAAGCTCGTCCCTTCCGTGATTTATTTTGATGGACCGGGCACGGCACCGCTGGTCGGAAACATCGCCAAGGGAAAGATGGTCGAAAAGGCCAGGAACACCATCTTCTCCATCAAACGCTTCATGGGCAAAGGCATTGAAGATGTGCGGCCCGATCTGCCGCTGCTGCCGTTCGAAGTTTCGCCCGAAAGCGAACACATTATCCGGCTGAAGATTTTCGGCCGTGATTACACCCCTCCGGAACTCTCGGCATTCATTCTCCGGGAACTTAAGCGGAATGCCGAAGCGGCTCTCGGTGAAGAAATCAAAAACGCGGTCATCACCGTTCCGGCCTATTTCAATGACGCGCAGCGGCAGGCGACAAAGGACGCGGGCCGGATCGCAGGTCTGGATGTACTCCGCATCGTCAATGAACCGACTGCGGCATCGCTCGCATATGGCCTGGACAAACGCAAACAAGGCACGATCGCGGTCTACGATTTCGGCGGCGGAACGTTCGACATCTCTATACTGAAGCTCAACGACGGGATCTTTGAAGTCTTGTCGACCAGCGGCGATACCCACCTCGGCGGTGACGATATCGACGAAGCATTGATCCGGCTTGTGCTCAAAGACAGCCCCGGCGCCGCGATTCCAGCAGTCCGAAAGGCGGTCAACAAGGCGAAGGAAGACCTTTCAGCGGCAGACTCGGCCGATATCGTCATCGAATCCGCCAGATACAACCGCAAGCTCAGCCGCGCGGATTTCAACGCCCTGATCGATCCGATCATCGAGCGGACATTGGCTCCGTGCCGTCTGGCCCTTAAAGATGCCGGCCTGCGGCCGAACGAAATCGATGAAGTTGTGATGGTCGGCGGATCGACGCGCATCCCTCTCGTCCGCCAGAGTGTTCAGGAATTGTTTGGGCGCGTCCCCCACACGGAACTGAATCCCGACGAAGTCGTAGCCCTGGGCGCGGCCGTTCAAGCCGACATTCTCGCGGGCGGCAAGCGCGACATGCTCTTGCTCGACGTCACCCCACTGTCGGTCGGAATCGAAACGGTGGGCGGCGTCATGTCGAAGATCATCCCTCGCAATTCCACAATTCCCGCAAGCGCCACCGAAATGTTCACGACATTCATCGACGGTCAGACCAATGTCAAGATCCAGGTCCTTCAGGGCGAGCGTGAATTGGTGAAGGATTGCCGCAGTCTCGCGCAATTCGACCTCAGGGACATTCCGCCGATGACCGCCGGAATGCCGCGGATCGAGGTCAAGTTCCTGATCGATGCGGACGGCATTCTCAGTGTCTCGGCGCAGGAACAACGGACCGGCAAATACCAGTCGATCGAGGTCAAACCGACCTACGGGCTCACCGACGAACAGGTCGAACAGATGATCCTCGAATCTTTCGAGTACGCGGAGTCCGATATCGAAGCCCGGCTGGTTATCGAAGCCCGCAATGAAGCGGAGACGGTTCTTAACGCAACCGCCAAAGGTCTCACCGATACGCAATATGCCGCGCTCTCCGGCGAAGAAAAGGCCGAGATCGCGGCGGCGGCGAAAGACCTGCGCGACAAGATGCGGGGCAATAATCACCAGGAAACACGCCAGGCTATCGAACGCCTCAGCAATGCAACGATGCACCTGGCAGAGATGATCATGAATTCAGCCATCTCGCTGGCGTTGAAGGACAAGCGCGTGAGGGAAATTGAAAATGAGTAG
- the iscX gene encoding Fe-S cluster assembly protein IscX — translation MSRSLTWTTTEDVAIALADKFPDTDPLTVRFTDLYKWVTGLEGFSDDPKNSNEKKLEAIQMAWYEEWQDRR, via the coding sequence ATGAGTAGATCATTGACGTGGACCACTACCGAAGACGTTGCCATTGCCCTCGCCGACAAATTTCCGGATACCGATCCCCTGACGGTGCGTTTCACCGATCTCTACAAGTGGGTGACCGGCCTTGAAGGTTTTAGCGATGATCCGAAGAATTCCAACGAGAAAAAACTCGAGGCCATCCAGATGGCCTGGTATGAGGAGTGGCAGGATCGCCGCTGA
- a CDS encoding FAD-dependent oxidoreductase, protein MKHVAIIGGGLAGLTCAFYLKRRGIESTVFESRPEAGGRDSAALYLLSPELFRNSFQLIRDLGLADEIISIPPHAGQLYKGRVYHHRVSSATGLLSFRGLGITDKALLPRMAYLLARYSSHLDFHHPERGLEFDNETVAAFIKRELSQNILNYVAGPLISTLFFFGSEETSKWLYLVLAKHMYNTRMSTVRGGTSRISGRLAAQSSVIVNEKILTIAAAGHAYIVNTRSFSDVVIAVPGDEVLEISGMADLLSEEDRQFFRSCAYQRTVSVSVSTEQPVDGKCYAVSIPKVEGYSAATISFIDYIDPARIPDGRGLLTITGGGSEVTSAGLMEELRSVYKIEPGSIEVPERASGMPKFPPGRYRQIDEFRRRNRRAGLLVCGDYLLGPFIEGAVTTGLRAAEAIQA, encoded by the coding sequence ATGAAGCATGTCGCAATCATTGGCGGCGGGCTGGCCGGACTCACTTGCGCGTTCTATTTGAAACGTCGGGGAATTGAATCCACGGTGTTCGAGTCTCGGCCTGAAGCCGGAGGACGCGATTCGGCGGCCTTGTACCTGCTGTCGCCGGAGCTGTTCCGAAACAGCTTTCAGTTGATCCGGGATCTCGGCCTGGCGGACGAGATCATTTCAATCCCACCTCATGCCGGACAGTTGTACAAAGGCCGTGTTTATCATCACCGCGTGTCCTCGGCCACGGGTTTGCTATCGTTTCGGGGGCTGGGCATCACGGATAAAGCATTGTTGCCGCGGATGGCGTATTTGCTCGCGCGCTATTCTTCGCATCTGGATTTTCATCATCCCGAGCGGGGCCTTGAATTCGACAATGAAACCGTCGCTGCATTCATAAAACGCGAACTTTCGCAGAATATCCTGAATTACGTGGCAGGGCCGCTGATATCCACGCTGTTTTTCTTCGGGTCCGAGGAAACCTCGAAATGGCTTTATCTGGTCCTTGCGAAGCACATGTACAACACGCGCATGAGCACGGTCCGCGGGGGCACTTCACGGATTTCCGGCCGGCTGGCGGCACAGTCATCCGTTATCGTGAATGAAAAGATTCTGACGATCGCGGCCGCAGGGCATGCCTATATTGTCAACACCAGGAGCTTTTCCGATGTTGTCATCGCTGTACCTGGAGATGAGGTCCTTGAAATATCGGGTATGGCGGACTTGCTTTCTGAAGAGGACCGTCAGTTCTTCCGGAGCTGTGCCTATCAGCGGACCGTCAGTGTCTCCGTCTCGACCGAACAGCCGGTCGACGGCAAGTGCTATGCGGTGTCCATTCCCAAGGTGGAAGGGTATTCGGCCGCCACCATTTCGTTCATCGACTATATCGATCCGGCAAGAATTCCCGACGGGCGGGGATTACTCACCATCACCGGCGGCGGTTCCGAAGTGACATCTGCCGGATTGATGGAGGAACTGCGCTCGGTATACAAGATCGAGCCCGGCTCGATCGAGGTGCCGGAGCGCGCTTCCGGGATGCCGAAATTTCCCCCGGGCCGCTACAGACAGATCGATGAATTTCGACGCAGGAATCGAAGGGCCGGGTTGCTGGTTTGCGGGGACTATCTGCTGGGGCCGTTCATCGAAGGGGCGGTGACGACGGGCCTGCGTGCAGCCGAGGCTATACAAGCTTGA
- a CDS encoding DUF5916 domain-containing protein, whose amino-acid sequence MRRYVATAAILLLVCARSVRAQSPRKPAHTLHAYRTDEKIAIDGILNDPVWKKAPIEWDFTQRDPIEGVDPSERTEIQVVYDESSIYFGVRMFDREPEKIVRQLSRRDDVPDADYFILQLSPNHDQLTGALFQVSAAGVQRDAIISNDNFQDQSWDGVWESATHIGDDGWSLEIRIPFSQLRFPRGDRQVWGINAARYIHRKNETVWLQMVPKNDTGTASRMDNLDGLDSLDVHRHLDLTPYLAAQANFVRPTTPGDPFNSGRSFSGMTGLDLKYGVRSNMTLDATVNPDFGQVQVDPAVVNISQFETFFQEKRPFFLEGANIFGNFGQGGANSSWGFNRNEPNLFYSRRLGRAPEGTVKGSPAFVDLPQNTQILGAGKLTGKTRNGWTVGLVEGLTARDYADVANRDPNSGVEQKSKAEVEPLTNYMVGRVLREWNRGGVGFLTTAVNRDLRDPGLSGQLPKRANIIGGDGYWFLDSKKSWVLTARVAGSSVGGSTAAMNQLQQSPQHYFQRPDASEVRLQPELTSMRGWQGDVNLNRQLGDVIVNAALWGVSPGFESNDLGFQTGGDGAGEHTVVFWRKTTPDRFSRSRNVWVANWQTWDFGRKLTGSGWNSSAYWQFMNYWSISANAGGHAQVRDDQLTRGGPAALNLPGHFAGFGLSSDSRKKVSFNPYFNMASNKPHAWSLSGNVGINYKPNPSITINTSPGFDRSRTNAQYVKAVADPTATRTYGSRYVFGEIDQFDVNLTTQVNWVLSPYMSLAVFAQPLISVARYWDIKELAQPDTYSFLRYGHEIGQISYDPASSTYTVDPDNSVQAQPFTIPDPNFNFKSMRVNAIFRWDWHLGSTLYLVWTENRQDNSNPGYFSAGHDISHLLAHPDDVFLVRLAYWFSK is encoded by the coding sequence ATGCGCCGCTACGTCGCGACTGCTGCAATCCTCCTCCTCGTGTGCGCGCGATCCGTGCGCGCGCAGAGCCCACGCAAGCCTGCGCACACCCTTCACGCCTACCGGACAGATGAAAAAATAGCGATTGATGGAATTCTGAACGATCCTGTCTGGAAGAAAGCCCCCATTGAATGGGACTTCACACAGCGCGATCCGATCGAAGGAGTTGATCCGAGCGAGCGGACCGAAATCCAGGTCGTCTATGACGAGAGCTCGATTTACTTCGGCGTGCGCATGTTCGACAGGGAGCCGGAGAAGATCGTGCGCCAGCTTTCCCGGCGGGACGATGTGCCGGATGCGGACTATTTCATTCTTCAGCTCAGCCCGAATCACGATCAGCTGACCGGCGCGCTTTTCCAGGTAAGCGCGGCCGGAGTGCAGCGGGATGCGATCATCTCCAACGACAATTTTCAGGATCAGTCCTGGGACGGAGTCTGGGAGTCCGCGACCCACATCGGCGACGACGGATGGTCTCTCGAAATTCGTATTCCCTTTTCGCAGCTTCGATTTCCGCGGGGCGATCGCCAGGTGTGGGGCATCAATGCCGCACGCTACATCCACCGCAAGAACGAGACGGTGTGGTTGCAGATGGTACCCAAGAACGACACCGGTACGGCCTCGCGCATGGATAATCTCGACGGACTCGATAGCCTGGACGTGCACCGGCACCTCGATTTGACGCCGTATCTGGCGGCCCAGGCCAACTTTGTTCGGCCGACTACCCCGGGGGATCCCTTCAACAGCGGCCGGAGCTTCTCTGGGATGACAGGTCTGGATCTGAAGTATGGCGTGAGAAGCAATATGACGCTGGACGCCACCGTCAATCCCGACTTCGGCCAGGTGCAGGTCGATCCCGCTGTCGTCAACATTTCGCAATTCGAAACCTTTTTCCAGGAAAAACGGCCTTTTTTCCTGGAAGGAGCCAACATTTTCGGGAATTTTGGCCAGGGCGGAGCGAACAGCTCCTGGGGTTTCAATCGAAATGAACCAAACTTGTTCTACTCCCGCCGGCTCGGCCGGGCCCCGGAAGGTACCGTGAAGGGGAGTCCCGCTTTCGTCGACCTGCCACAGAACACACAGATTCTCGGAGCGGGCAAGCTGACTGGAAAGACTCGTAACGGCTGGACCGTCGGCCTGGTGGAAGGCCTGACAGCGCGTGATTACGCAGATGTTGCCAATCGGGATCCAAATTCCGGGGTAGAACAAAAATCCAAGGCGGAAGTCGAGCCGTTGACGAATTACATGGTCGGCCGTGTTCTCCGCGAATGGAACCGGGGCGGCGTCGGATTTCTCACAACGGCCGTCAATCGCGACCTTCGAGACCCCGGGTTGAGCGGACAGCTGCCCAAGCGGGCAAACATCATCGGAGGCGATGGATATTGGTTTCTCGACTCGAAGAAGTCGTGGGTCCTGACCGCCAGAGTTGCCGGAAGTTCGGTGGGCGGCAGCACGGCTGCGATGAATCAATTGCAGCAATCTCCGCAACACTACTTTCAACGGCCGGATGCGAGTGAGGTCCGATTGCAGCCGGAACTGACGTCGATGCGCGGCTGGCAGGGGGACGTCAATCTCAACCGGCAGTTGGGCGACGTGATCGTCAATGCCGCGCTCTGGGGAGTCAGTCCGGGTTTCGAATCTAACGACCTCGGTTTTCAGACCGGCGGCGACGGCGCGGGTGAGCACACCGTCGTCTTTTGGAGGAAGACCACGCCGGACCGCTTCTCGCGCAGCCGCAATGTGTGGGTTGCCAACTGGCAAACCTGGGATTTTGGCCGAAAACTGACCGGAAGCGGCTGGAATTCGTCGGCCTACTGGCAGTTCATGAATTACTGGTCGATATCCGCGAATGCCGGTGGACATGCCCAGGTGCGTGACGATCAACTGACGCGTGGCGGGCCGGCTGCGCTGAACCTTCCAGGTCATTTTGCCGGTTTCGGCCTGAGCTCGGATTCCCGGAAGAAAGTTTCCTTCAATCCCTACTTCAATATGGCCAGCAACAAGCCGCACGCGTGGTCGCTCAGCGGCAATGTCGGGATCAACTACAAGCCGAACCCTTCGATCACCATCAACACATCGCCCGGATTCGATCGAAGCCGGACCAATGCGCAGTACGTCAAGGCGGTCGCCGATCCGACGGCTACGAGGACATATGGCAGCCGGTACGTCTTCGGCGAGATCGATCAGTTCGACGTGAATCTCACCACGCAGGTGAATTGGGTCCTCAGCCCCTACATGTCTCTCGCCGTTTTTGCGCAGCCGCTGATCTCCGTTGCACGTTATTGGGATATCAAAGAACTGGCGCAACCGGACACGTACTCGTTTTTGCGCTACGGGCACGAAATCGGGCAGATCTCTTACGACCCGGCGTCGAGCACATATACCGTCGATCCGGATAACTCCGTTCAGGCGCAGCCGTTCACGATCCCCGATCCGAACTTCAATTTCAAATCGATGCGCGTGAACGCCATTTTCCGGTGGGACTGGCACCTCGGCTCCACGCTTTATCTTGTCTGGACAGAGAACCGCCAGGACAATTCGAATCCGGGATACTTCTCCGCGGGCCACGACATCAGTCATCTCCTCGCCCACCCCGATGACGTTTTCCTCGTTCGCCTCGCGTACTGGTTCTCAAAATAA
- a CDS encoding response regulator — translation MSDSKGFLNGVRVLVLEDDTDTRNLLGIVLQMDGAGVVFAQRVPEALQLVKAERPDVVVADIGLPEYNGYAFIAALRRDEDLHFRTTPVIALTAFATAADRDTALVSGFDVYLTKPFDPPVLVETIRRLHDRRIDTAA, via the coding sequence GTGTCTGATTCTAAAGGCTTTCTTAACGGTGTACGCGTCCTGGTGCTCGAGGACGATACCGATACGCGGAATCTTCTGGGTATCGTTCTGCAAATGGATGGTGCGGGTGTGGTCTTTGCTCAACGCGTGCCGGAAGCGCTTCAGCTTGTAAAGGCCGAGCGGCCGGATGTGGTTGTCGCCGATATCGGCCTGCCGGAATATAACGGCTATGCGTTCATTGCGGCGCTCCGCCGGGATGAGGATCTCCATTTTCGAACGACGCCCGTCATCGCTCTGACGGCTTTTGCGACGGCGGCCGATCGCGATACGGCTCTCGTTTCCGGTTTCGACGTCTACCTGACAAAACCCTTCGATCCGCCGGTTCTGGTCGAAACAATCCGGCGCCTGCATGACCGCCGGATAGATACGGCAGCTTGA
- a CDS encoding PIN domain nuclease, whose protein sequence is MYLVDTSVWIDYLRGNATRQVEVLKDLLSGDEVVGIAPIILQEILQGADSDDRFEKWRKYFSVLCCYSASDPVESHVAAARLYQSCRRAGKTPRSSNDCLIARIAIEHELILLQDDKDFAAISSVTPKLRLYPV, encoded by the coding sequence ATGTACCTGGTGGATACCTCGGTCTGGATCGACTACCTGCGCGGCAATGCCACTCGCCAGGTTGAAGTGCTCAAGGATCTTCTCTCCGGGGACGAGGTCGTCGGCATTGCGCCGATCATCCTGCAGGAAATCCTCCAGGGAGCGGACTCGGATGACCGCTTCGAGAAGTGGAGGAAGTATTTTTCCGTACTATGCTGCTATTCGGCATCGGATCCGGTTGAATCCCATGTCGCGGCTGCGCGGCTCTACCAAAGTTGCAGGCGTGCCGGGAAGACGCCCAGGAGCAGCAATGACTGCCTGATTGCACGCATTGCTATCGAGCACGAACTTATTCTGCTCCAGGATGACAAAGACTTTGCCGCCATTTCTTCTGTCACGCCCAAACTGCGCCTCTACCCGGTCTGA
- a CDS encoding type II toxin-antitoxin system VapB family antitoxin: protein MRTNIVIDDKLVREAMRLAKVTTMREAVDAALRRFVQTGKQRKLLDLYGSGGVRKTYDYKRERAG from the coding sequence ATGCGTACCAATATTGTGATCGATGACAAGCTTGTCAGGGAAGCCATGCGCCTTGCCAAGGTCACTACGATGAGGGAAGCAGTGGATGCCGCTCTCCGGCGTTTCGTGCAGACGGGAAAGCAGCGGAAGCTTCTCGACCTTTATGGTAGCGGCGGCGTGCGCAAAACCTATGATTACAAGCGCGAACGCGCCGGCTGA